The following proteins are encoded in a genomic region of Phycodurus eques isolate BA_2022a chromosome 11, UOR_Pequ_1.1, whole genome shotgun sequence:
- the cbr1 gene encoding carbonyl reductase [NADPH] 1, which translates to MRSRAAQKCIQPVVFQQFLLLSPTHSTTISMMSSKVAVVTGGNKGIGLAIVRALCERFRGDVYLTARDEGRGREAVASLSAEGLKVDFHRLDVTDVASVAVAADFFKRKYGGVDVLVNNAGIAFKVADTTAFATQAEVTLRTNYFGTRDVLTHFLPLVKAGGRVVNVSSFVSVRSLNKCGARLRERFRSDDIGEDELTALMERFVELAGKGEHEREGWPQTAYGVSKIGVTTLSMIHARRLSEERPDDQILVNACCPGWVRTDMAGPEAPKSPEDGAVTPVFLALLPAGASEPHGKFVSDETVQTW; encoded by the exons ATGCGCAGTAGGGCTGCGCAGAAGTGCATCCAGCCTGTTGTGTTCCAgcagtttcttcttctttctccgaCGCACAGCACAACAATTTCAA TGATGTCTAGCAAGGTCGCCGTGGTGACAGGGGGCAACAAAGGCATCGGCTTGGCCATCGTGCGGGCGCTCTGCGAGCGGTTCCGCGGCGACGTCTACCTCACCGCCAGAGACGA GGGGCGTGGCCGGGAGGCCGTGGCGTCCTTGAGCGCCGAGGGTCTGAAGGTCGACTTCCATCGGCTGGACGTCACCGACGTCGCCAGTGTCGCGGTGGCGGCCGACTTCTTCAAACGCAAGTACGGCGGCGTGGACGTGCTCGTCAATAACGCCGGCATCGCTTTTAAAG TGGCCGACACGACTGCGTTCGCCACGCAGGCCGAGGTGACGCTGCGGACCAACTACTTCGGCACGCGGGACGTGCTGACCCACTTCCTGCCGCTCGTCAAAGCTGGAG GCCGCGTGGTGAACGTGTCGAGCTTCGTGAGCGTGCGCAGCCTCAACAAGTGCGGCGCGCGGCTGCGGGAGCGTTTCCGCAGCGACGACATCGGCGAGGACGAGCTGACGGCGCTCATGGAACGCTTCGTGGAGCTCGCCGGGAAGGGCGAGCACGAGCGGGAGGGCTGGCCCCAGACGGCCTACGGGGTCTCCAAGATCGGCGTGACG ACGCTGTCCATGATCCACGCGAGGCGTCTGTCCGAGGAGAGGCCGGACGATCAG ATCCTGGTGAACGCGTGCTGTCCCGGCTGGGTGCGCACCGACATGGCGGGCCCCGAAGCCCCCAAGTCTCCGGAGGACGGCGCCGTCACGCCCGTCTTCTTGGCTCTGCTTCCCGCCGGCGCTTCGGAGCCTCACGGCAAGTTCGTGTCGGACGAAACGGTGCAGACCTGGTGA